Proteins encoded within one genomic window of Humulus lupulus chromosome 1, drHumLupu1.1, whole genome shotgun sequence:
- the LOC133806222 gene encoding MADS-box protein JOINTLESS, whose translation MAREKIQIRKIDNATARQVTFSKRRKGLVKKAEELSVLCDADVGLIIFSSTGKLFEYSSTSMKEIIDRHHLHSKNLEKLEQPSLKLQLVENSSYSRLCKEISEKSHRLRQLRGEELHGLNIEDLQQLEKSLEAGLNRVMEKKGEKIMKEINELQMKGKKLMEENERLRQEVADMSNGRARQVVGTDSEYVITEEGHSSESVTNVYTSNGPPQDYDSTSDTSLKLGLPYGG comes from the exons ATGGCTAGGGAGAAGATTCAGATAAGGAAGATCGATAACGCGACGGCGAGGCAAGTGACGTTCTCCAAGAGGCGAAAAGGTCTTGTCAAGAAAGCTGAAGAGCTCTCTGTTCTTTGCGATGCTGATGTTGGCCTCATCATTTTTTCTTCTACTGGCAAACTCTTTGAATACTCCAGCACAAG CATGAAAGAAATTATAGACAGGCATCACTTGCACTCAAAGAATCTTGAGAAACTTGAACAACCATCTCTTAAGTTACAG CTAGTGGAGAACAGCAGTTACTCCAGGTTGTGCAAGGAAATATCAGAGAAAAGCCATCGCCTTcg gcaattGAGAGGAGAAGAACTCCATGGATTAAACATAGAAGACTTGCAGCAGCTAGAGAAGTCCCTTGAAGCTGGACTAAACCGAGTCATGGAAAAGAAG gGTGAGAAGATTATGAAGGAAATCAATGAGCTTCAAATGAAG GGAAAGAAATTGATGGAAGAGAATGAAAGATTAAGACAAGAA GTGGCGGATATGTCTAATGGGCGAGCCAGACAAGTAGTTGGAACTGATTCGGAGTATGTGATCACTGAAGAGGGCCACTCATCGGAATCTGTCACCAATGTATATACCTCCAATGGCCCTCCCCAAGATTACGACAGTACTTCCGATACATCTCTCAAGTTGGG GCTACCGTAcggtgggtga